The Thermococcus sp. genome contains a region encoding:
- a CDS encoding SHOCT domain-containing protein, with protein VWFIKWLVEQGSGGSKKSALEILDEKYARGEIDDEEYEKRRRKLLGG; from the coding sequence TAGTCTGGTTCATTAAATGGCTGGTTGAGCAGGGCTCTGGGGGAAGCAAGAAGAGCGCCCTGGAGATACTCGATGAGAAGTACGCACGGGGCGAAATAGACGACGAGGAATACGAGAAGCGACGGAGGAAGCTCCTTGGGGGATGA